In Conger conger chromosome 12, fConCon1.1, whole genome shotgun sequence, one DNA window encodes the following:
- the LOC133142024 gene encoding uncharacterized protein LOC133142024 isoform X1, which translates to MAPRPSLLLLLIVVLLDRKPTPDIYVQSSSRGMHYIACYTTLENPTSANISCDLYIGDSRRPYSSAWTTGIVCMFTNVRGLRKSSTVSCAYRVNQEPQSPRSDRATIVGQPPKAELQLSAEVISIEGSVTLRCRGPDSSPASNCYVYTDSFPIEIPDCELTVSAVELLRGKHGVLNEIAVRCLYSLNGRQSLLSLASAVTVLDVRKPDVSTEQDETRVHCKAPAGTTGAYFLLYSSATDTPLRATRAGGEERAVTFSVPYRPGPSQAYCCRYRTLSKWSDCVGAEAQRETATNPNRLLWRHILSALVLLAAIGFLIEHFLSHRPITDSPGRRRRGSENTAQFVETVC; encoded by the exons ATGGCTCCACGTCCCTCTCTTCTGCTCCTGCTCATCGTCGTTCTGCTAGACA GAAAACCGACGCCAGATATTTACGTGCAGAGCAGTAGCAGAGGGATGCATTACATAGCCTGCTACACAACGCTGGAAAACCCCACATCGGCCAACATCAGCTGTGACTTGTACATCGGAGACTCGCGGAGGCCATACAGCAGTGCATGGACCACAGGGATCGTCTGCATGTTCACCAACGTCCGAGGCCTGCGGAAGAGCAGCACGGTGAGCTGTGCCTACAGAGTGAACCAAGAACCTCAGTCTCCTCGCAGCGACAGGGCCACCATTGTAG GTCAACCACCAAAGGCAGAGTTGCAGTTGAGTGCTGAGGTCATTTCAATAGAGGGCTCAGTGACCCTCAGGTGCAGAGGACCAGACTCTTCCCCCGCGTCCAACTGCTATGTCTACACTGACAGCTTCCCGATCGAAATTCCCGACTGTGAGCTCACAGTCTCTGCAGTGGAGCTTCTCCGTGGGAAACACGGCGTGCTCAATGAGATCGCCGTCAGATGTCTCTACAGTCTCAACGGAAGACAATCTCTATTAAGCCTGGCCTCAGCAGTAACTGTGCTGG ATGTGAGGAAGCCTGATgtctccacagagcaggatgagACACGTGTTCATTGTAAAGCCCCTGCTGGCACCACAGGAGCGTATTTCCTCCTGTACTCCAGCGCGACTGACACGCCTCTGAGAGCCACTCGGGCGGGAGGAGAAGAGCGAGCGGTCACTTTCTCCGTCCCCTATCGCCCTGGCCCCTCTCAGGCCTACTGCTGCCGGTACCGGACCCTCTCCAAATGGAGCGACTGTGTTGGAGCCGAGGCCCAGAGAGAAACAGCAACGAACCCAA ACAGGTTGCTATGGCGACACATCCTCAGtgctctggtcctcttggctgcGATTGGATTTCTCATtgagcacttcctgtcccacagaCCAATCACAG ATTCTcctggcaggaggaggagggggagtgagaACACCGCACAGTTTGTGGAGACAGTGTGCTGA
- the LOC133142024 gene encoding uncharacterized protein LOC133142024 isoform X2 produces the protein MHYIACYTTLENPTSANISCDLYIGDSRRPYSSAWTTGIVCMFTNVRGLRKSSTVSCAYRVNQEPQSPRSDRATIVGQPPKAELQLSAEVISIEGSVTLRCRGPDSSPASNCYVYTDSFPIEIPDCELTVSAVELLRGKHGVLNEIAVRCLYSLNGRQSLLSLASAVTVLDVRKPDVSTEQDETRVHCKAPAGTTGAYFLLYSSATDTPLRATRAGGEERAVTFSVPYRPGPSQAYCCRYRTLSKWSDCVGAEAQRETATNPNRLLWRHILSALVLLAAIGFLIEHFLSHRPITDSPGRRRRGSENTAQFVETVC, from the exons ATGCATTACATAGCCTGCTACACAACGCTGGAAAACCCCACATCGGCCAACATCAGCTGTGACTTGTACATCGGAGACTCGCGGAGGCCATACAGCAGTGCATGGACCACAGGGATCGTCTGCATGTTCACCAACGTCCGAGGCCTGCGGAAGAGCAGCACGGTGAGCTGTGCCTACAGAGTGAACCAAGAACCTCAGTCTCCTCGCAGCGACAGGGCCACCATTGTAG GTCAACCACCAAAGGCAGAGTTGCAGTTGAGTGCTGAGGTCATTTCAATAGAGGGCTCAGTGACCCTCAGGTGCAGAGGACCAGACTCTTCCCCCGCGTCCAACTGCTATGTCTACACTGACAGCTTCCCGATCGAAATTCCCGACTGTGAGCTCACAGTCTCTGCAGTGGAGCTTCTCCGTGGGAAACACGGCGTGCTCAATGAGATCGCCGTCAGATGTCTCTACAGTCTCAACGGAAGACAATCTCTATTAAGCCTGGCCTCAGCAGTAACTGTGCTGG ATGTGAGGAAGCCTGATgtctccacagagcaggatgagACACGTGTTCATTGTAAAGCCCCTGCTGGCACCACAGGAGCGTATTTCCTCCTGTACTCCAGCGCGACTGACACGCCTCTGAGAGCCACTCGGGCGGGAGGAGAAGAGCGAGCGGTCACTTTCTCCGTCCCCTATCGCCCTGGCCCCTCTCAGGCCTACTGCTGCCGGTACCGGACCCTCTCCAAATGGAGCGACTGTGTTGGAGCCGAGGCCCAGAGAGAAACAGCAACGAACCCAA ACAGGTTGCTATGGCGACACATCCTCAGtgctctggtcctcttggctgcGATTGGATTTCTCATtgagcacttcctgtcccacagaCCAATCACAG ATTCTcctggcaggaggaggagggggagtgagaACACCGCACAGTTTGTGGAGACAGTGTGCTGA